The segment AACTGGAATCAGCAGAGCATCTGTTTCACTTGGGTGAGCTGATTGGCCAGGTACATGCCATTGGGCGCAAGAGTCAGTTCCAGGCACGTGAAACACTGTCTCCTGCCCGTATTCTCGATGAAAGCCGCGAGAGCGTGCTGGCCTCTGACTGGCTAAGCGAGCGTCAGCGCGACAGCTACACGCGTGTGATAGATGCATTGCATCCGCTGATCGCCGAGCGTAACTGGCCAGCAAGCGCCCTGATTCGTACACACGGCGATTGCCATATCGGCAATATGCTCGGGCGTGACGAGCACTTCGCGCTGGTGGATTTCGATGATTGCCTGAGCGCTCCGGCAGTTCAGGATCTCTGGATGCTGCTGACGGGTAGCAGTGATCCTGAGCTGCACATGCAGCTTTCCGAAGTATTGGAAGGTTATGAGCAGCACTGCGAATTTGACCGAAGTGAGCTCCAATGGATCGAGGCTCTACGTACATTACGCATGGTGCGACATAGTGCCTGGGTCGTGCGGCGCTGGGCAGACCCCGCCTTTCCGCAGGCCTTCTCGCATGTCGCGAGCCTGGGGTACTGGGACGATCACATCCGTAGCCTTGAGCAACAACGCGTCGCGCTGGATACGCCACGCTGGCTGGCTTGACGAGATTGATCCTCCAATGGGGATCGCGCTTGGATAGTCTGCCAGAGCGAAATGTCACCCTCATCGGTTTCCGGTGGGGGTGATGTCGTCATTGAGAAGAGGATATCGCGGGGGATGCTGATGGATATTGAGTGGATCAAGCGGTGAATAGCCAATCTGGAGTGTGATCAGGCCTGCGCTGACGGCATCCCTGAGGTAGAATCTGCCCCTGACATTGAACGCATAGTTATACAGATTTGTTTAGTTGTTAACTATTGTATAGCTTATGTGCTTTACCCCTGCTATGCGTGCTCACGTGCGCCCCTGACCGATATCATAGGCAGACGGATGACCGAAGAGATTGCCAACCACTACCGCCAGATCATCACCGCGTTAGGTGAAGATCCGCAGCGTGAAGGCTTGCTGGACACCCCGAAACGGGCTGCCAAGGCCATGCAGTTCCTGACGCATGGCTATCATCAGTCGCTGGAGGAGATCGTCAACGGCGCCGTCTTTACCTCCGATACTGATGAGATGGTACTGGTCAAGGACATCGAGCTTTACTCGATGTGCGAACATCATCTATTGCCTTTCATTGGCAAGTGCCACATCGCCTATTTGCCTGAGGGCAAGGTGCTGGGGTTATCCAAGTTTGCACGTATCGTCGATATGTACTCACGTCGGATGCAGATTCAGGAAAATCTGACGAAACAGATTGCCGAAGCTGTCCAGCAGGTGACTGGCGCGCGTGGCGTAGCGGTTGTCGTCGAGGCACGTCATATGTGCATGATGATGCGTGGTGTCGAAAAGCAGAATTCCAGCATGAAGACGTCCGTAATGCTGGGTGCTTTCCGCGAAAATCAGCCGACTCGTCAGGAGTTTTTGACGCTGATCAGCTGATGTGAGTATCACGACGCCGCTGCCTTCGGCGGCGTTATCGTGTGAGGGCGCCATCGAGAGCCGTCGATATATGTGCGCCTTCCCTGATAGGAGTCCCAGTCGATGCCGATGCATGCCCTGCACGATGAACATCTCGATCATGACCTTGCCACCATCCGCATCAAGAACCTGCGGCTGCGTACTTATATCGGTATCAATGAAGACGAGATCCAGAATCGTCAGGATGTCGTCATCAATGTCGTGATTCGCTACCGCGCCGCGCGTGCGGTGCAGTTCAATCACATCAGTGAAGCGCTCAACTACCGCACCATCACCAAGCAACTGATCGCGCATGTCGAGGACGGCCGCTTCGCGTTGCTAGAACGCATGACACGCGAAGTGCTCGATATCGTGATGGGGCATGAGCAGGTACTGACGGCACAGGTCGAGGTAGATAAACCGCACGCGCTGCGCTTCTCCGATTCAGTCTCCATCACGTTGTCCGACAGCCGTGAGGTACGCGTCTGACGTCTATCCGGTGTTTCGAAATTGAAAAACTGTCTCTCGAATACTTGTTTGAATACCAGTATCGAATATCAGGAGTCGTCACGTGATCGGTGAAATCAAGACCTTCGATGATGATCGCCAGGAAGGCATTATCGTGGACGAGAAGGGCGCAGAACATGTGTTCGATCTAGTCGGTTGGCGTGGGCGTGGTTTGCCGGGCAGCGGCCTGTCCGTCGACTTTGAACTGCGAGACGGGCGAGCGATGCAGGTCTTCAATGCGCGGGTCAAACAGCAGAAGGCGCGCAGGAAAATACCCGTTGAGTCGCTCCCCTCTGCCTCACATACGGAGTCAAGCACCTCCACTTTCGTTCGTTCCCTCTCTCGTCTTGGCTCGCCATGGTTGGCAGGAGCACTGACTGTCCTGTTGCTGATAACCTTGGCAGGGTTGTGGTTGTTGTGTGATGCCCCCACTCATTAGGCTAGCCTTATCCGTAGCACTTATCAGTAGCATCTGAGGTTCGAGCGTATCGGTAGCGCCTGAAATCCTTGAGTGTTCTATCACTTAGCGCTTTACGTGTTTGATGCTACTGATGTCTCGGTCCGACCTGCACGCATGTCTCGGGAGTCCACCATGGAACATCTTAACGATACTAGTCTGTTTCGCCCCTTTGCTTACATCGACGGCGGCTGGGTAGCCGCTGATTCTGGCGAGCAGATAGAGGTCAATAACCCCGCTACCGGTGAGATCATTGGCCGTGTACCCCGCTTGGGCTATGCCGAGACAGAGCGTGCGATCGAGGCTGCCCAGCGCTCCTTTACTGATTGGAAAGACACGCCTGCACTTGAGCGTGCCGATATCCTGATGAAGTGGTATGCGTTGATGCTCGAGCACAAGGATGACCTTGCGCGCATCATGACGCTGGAGCAGGGCAAGCCGCTGGCTGAGGCCGCAGGCGAAATTCAGTATGCTGCCAGCTTCCTGCGCTGGTTTGCTGAAGAAGGTCAGCGTATTTACGGTGACACCATTCCCGCCGCCAAGCGTGATCAACGCATCATTGTGCTCAAGCAACCCGTTGGAGTAGTGGCTGCGATTACGCCGTGGAACTTCCCGTGTTCAATGATCACGCGCAAGGCAGGTGCCGCGCTAGCAGCGGGTTGCCCCATTGTCGTCAAGCCGGCCAGTCAGACGCCGTTCTCCGCCCTGGCATTGGCAGTACTGGCTGAGCGTGCAGGGGTACCGCGTGGAGTGTTCAACGTCGTGCCAGGCTCCGCGAAAGACATCGCTGCCGCCATGACGGACTCCAGCATCGTGCGCAAGGTGACCTTCACCGGCTCCACCGAAGTGGGTCGCGGCTTGATGGCCAATGCTTCACAGCACATTCAGAAGATTTCGCTGGAACTGGGTGGCAATGCTCCCTTCCTGGTATTCGAGGATGCTGATCTCGATGCTGCAGTTGAAGGCGCGATGGCCGCCAAGTTCAGAAACGCCGGTCAGACTTGTGTGTGTACCAACCGTTTCCTCGTTCAGTCCAGCGTCGTGAATGCTTTCAGCGAAAAGCTGGCGGCAGCGATGAATGCTGAGCTAACGATCGGCAATGGGCTTGATGAAGGCGTCAAGATCGGCCCGCTGATCGACAATGATGCTGTCGAGAAGGTCACCGAACACGTGCGTGATGCCCTTGATAAGGGCGCTGAGTTGCTGCTGGGTGGACACCCGCATCCGCTGGGGGGGAGCTACTTCACGCCGACGCTAATCACTCAGGTGACGCCGGAGATGAAGGTGGCCCGGGAAGAGACTTTCGGTCCACTGGCGGCCATCTTCCCCTTCGAGAGTGAGGAAGAAGCCATCGAGATGGCCAATGACACCGAGTTTGGTCTGGCCAGTTATTTCTATAGCAGCGACCTGAAGCGTGTGTGGCGCGTCTCGGAAGGTCTCGACTACGGCATGGTCGGTATCAATACCGGCTTGATCTCGAATGCTGCAGCGCCCTTTGGTGGTACCAAGGCATCGGGGCTGGGTCGCGAGGGCTCAAAATACGGCCTTGAAGAGTATATGGAAACCAAGTATCTCTGCCTGTCGTTGACCTGATACACCTGTGTTGGTTGAGTGAGAGCCATCACTGACAGAGTGATCGGTGGTACCAGCAAGGCAGTGTCGCAAGCAAAGCACCCGTTCGAGGAGACTCGTGCGGGTGCTTTTTTCTCAATGAATGATCAACGATTGGGAGAGGTTCTGTCGACAGGTGCTCTCTAGTGCATCGCCAATCTCGAGGCTGAGATGACAAATCAGCACTTTTACTGATCAGTGACGGTAATCTCTTGATGAGCTTGTCGGCATTCGCTTACTTGTGAATATGCTTAAGTAAACTACAGTAAGACGGTGGGACCTGTGGTGATAGTCTTCAAGGATTGAAGACAGGGCGAGACGCGTGGCGGACGCGACTCGCCCTTTTTGTGTCTGTCTTTTGTGTTCTATCACCTGGTGCTCAGCCAAGAGGAGAGAGCCCCATCCCCGTCACTAGCCCTTCCAGAGCATGACGCCCGGCAATTGAATTGCCATAGCCATCCAGTCGTGGCGACCATACGCAGATACTCATCTGTCCCGGCAGGATGGCGATGATACCGCCGCCGACACCGCTCTTGCCTGGCAGGCCGACCCGCCAGGCAAAGTCTCCCGCAGCATCATATAGCCCACATGTCAGCAGTAGTGCATTGAGCTGGCGGGCCTCCAATGGCGAGACGACCTGCTGACCATCCAGTGGATTGACGCCACGGTTGGCCAGAAAGGCGAAACTGCGCGCTAGCTCAACGCAATCCATCGCCACTGAGCAACTGTGAAAGTAGGTATCCAGCACATCATCCACATTGGCGTGGACATTGCCGTAAGCCTGCATCAGATAGGCCAGTGAGGCGTTGCGCGCCTTGTGGTCCATCTCGGAGCGAGCCACCTTCTCATCAAAGCCGATGTCATCACTGCCGGAGAGCCGCCTGAGCTGTTCGCGCAGCGTATTCTGGATCGAGACAATACGTGATACCAGCAGGTCGGTAATCACTAGCGCACCGGCGTTTATGAAGGGATTTCGTGGTATGCCATTCTCCACCTCCAGCTGCATCATGGAGTTGAAGGCTTGACCGGAAGGTTCACGACCTACGCGGGTCCAAATGTCATCAGAATCCAACCGTTGCATTGCCAGTACTAGCGCATGCACCTTGGAGATGGATTGTATCGAGAAGCGTGTATGAGCGTTCCCCGCGTACTGAACGCTGCCATCGACATGGCACACGGCGATACCGAACTGATCCGGATCGACCTTCGCTAGCGCCGGAATATAGTCGGCCACCTTGCCTTCATTGAAGCAGCGAGAGGCATCTTCTGTCAGGCGTTCGAGAAGCGACTGGAGGGTGGCGGAGTCAAGTTGCGGCGTCATGGCGACCTTGCAGAAACAGGAAGGGAAATGAAGTGTCAGTCAGATAGGGCTGGCTGGCAGAGCATTCTAGCGGATCTGCTCTCGACTGGCGCGCGTGGATCAAAGCAGGCGCCGAGAAGGACGATAGCCAAGACTTATCGGTAGCGTAGAGGAAAGTGATTTCATAATGCAGATGAGACTCACTATCATTCATTCCATCGAGGCAGCAGGTCCCAGCGTTGTCTCCCGCTTATTCGCTTTGCATCGTTTTGCAGGCGATTGATAGCCCGGAGGGCTGCCGACATGACCAAGACACTGACCTTTGCCAGCATGCACTTCACTATCGCTTTCGGCGTAACCTACCTGTTGACTGGCGATATCGTGGTGGGGGGGCTGGTCGCTATCGTCGAACCGGCTGTCAATACCGTAGCATTCTTCTTCCACGAGAAAGTCTGGAATCGACTGACTGCCCGTCGTCAGCAGATCGAGAGCGGAGCCGTACTGGCGAGCTGAGCGAGCTTGCACAATGGCCGGTGGGCATCGCAGAATCGTGTGCCCTGCCTACCGGAGCCATTCATGTCACTATTCACTGATTCACCAGCGCATCTGGTACGCACTCGCGGTTTTTCGCGGTCGTTGATGATGGGTACTTTGGCGATTGCCACCAGCTTGATGATCAACATGGCCCATGCTGCTGAAGAAGGGGGTTCCCGCCGTTATCATTACAGTGATGCGCACCTCCACTTCGTCGATTTCTTCCAGCAGAGCGATGGTCTGGGCAAGCTATTGGATGCGATGGATGCGGGCCACGTCGACCACGCCTTGATAACTGGTATCGGAGTGGCCAAGAAGTGGCAGCAAGATGCCCCCAAGAAGCCGCGTTACTACATGGGCGATGATGCGCCGGTCTACTGGTATTCGGGCACCGATTACATTCTGGCCGAAGCGCTGACCCGTGCCCCTAAGCCGGTGCAAGCGCGGTTCTCGCCCTTCATCACGGGCTTCAATCCCACCGACCTGAACGCCGCGGATGAGATTCGCCAGCTGATGGCAATTTATCCCGGTTTCTGGAAGGGTATCGGTGAAGTCTTCACGCGCCATGATGACCTGACCCGCCTGACCGAAGGCGAGACACCGCGTGCCAACCATCCTGCCTTGATGAAGGTCTACGCGCTGGCGGCTGAAAAAGGCCTGCCGGTGATGATTCATTCCAACGTCACCAGCAAGCGGGAAGGGCATGAGGGGCTCTATCTCGAGGAGTTCGAGAGTGCCGTGCGTGCCAACCCCAAGACGACCTTCATCTGGGCGCACGCAGGGACCAGTGCCGAACTCAATCGGCGGCTGGGACGCATGACATGGCTGCGGGGTGAGATCGAACGCATGCTGGAAACCTATCCCAACCTGAATATCGATCTGTCCTGGTCAGTGCTGGAGCCCTATCTGCTGGATGAGAAGGGCCAGCCGCGCCCGCGTTGGGTGACGCTGGTGGAACGCTTCCCTGAGCGATTTGTCCTTGGTAGCGATGTCGTGGGTCGCTTCGGCTCGGTAGGTGAGATTCTGGCGAGCTACACGCCGTTTCTGGATGCGCTTGAGCCTACGACTGCACGGAATGTGGCGCGTGACAACTTCCTGCGCTGGGTTAACCTACCGGTCGAATGACCACGGTTCTTGTCATATGTGCATGAAAAAGCCCCCGTCAGCGAGTCGCTGGCGGGGGCTTTTGCGTGAGCGACAGTGGCTGCGCTCTCGCCTGTCACCGGTGTCGATCGTGACCTGGCCAATCGACACCGGTTCAGTTGTCACATTCTCAGTGACGGAAGTGACGCATGCCGGTGAAGACCATGGCGATGCCAGCTTCGTTGGCCGCATCGATGACTTCCTGATCACGCATGGAGCCACCCGGCTGAATGACGGCAGTGATACCGGCAGCCGCTGCGGCGTCAATACCGTCGCGGAACGGGAAGAAGGCATCGGATGCCATCACGGAACCCGGCACGACCAGCCCTTCATCGGCTGCCTTGATACCCGCGATCTTGGCCGAGTAGACACGGCTCATCTGGCCGGCGCCCACCCCGATGGTCTGGCCATCCTTGATGTAGACGATGGCGTTGGACTTGACGAACTTGGCGACCTTCCAGGCGAAAGTCAGGTCGTTGAGTTCCTGCTCGCTCGGGGCGCGTTCGGTCACGACCTTGAGCTCATCACGGCCAACCATGCCTTGATCACGATCCTGCACCAGCAGGCCACCGGTGACACGCTTGAAGTCATGGCCACCAGCGCGTTCGACTTCCCACGCATCAGCGACGTTGAGCAGGCGCACATTGGCCTTGGTCGCGATGATGGCGGCAGCGTCTTCGCTGATGCCCGGTGCGATGATTACCTCAACAAACTGGCGCGAGACGATGGCCTGTGCAGTCTCGGCATCCAGCGGCACGTTGAAGGCGATGATGCCGCCGAAGGCGCTGGTCGGGTCAGTCTGGTAGGCGCGTTCATAAGCGGCCAATGCAGATTCTCCAATGGCAACGCCGCACGGATTGGCGTGCTTGACGATGACGCAAGCCGTCTCCTCGAAGGCTTTGACGCACTCGAAGGCAGCATCAGTATCAGCGACGTTGTTGTAGGACAGCGCCTTGCCCTGCACCTGAACAGCGGTGGCAACGCTGGCTTCACGAGCATCGTCTTCGACGTAGAAGGCGGCCTGCTGGTGCGGGTTCTCGCCGTAACGCATGTCCTGCTTCTTGGTCAGGCTGATGTTGTACTGGCGCGGCAGGCCTTCGCTGCCCCCTTGGACACGCTGGCCCAGCCAGTTGGCGATGGCGCCATCGTAGGCAGCGGTGTGCTCGAAGGCAGCCACGGCCAGGTCAAAGCGCGCGCCATCGCTGACGGCGTTGTCGTTGGCATCCATCTCGGCGATCACACGGTCATAGTCTGCCGCGTTGACGACGATGGTGGTGTGGGCGTGGTTCTTGGCGCAGGAACGCACCATGGTCGGGCCACCGATGTCGATGTTCTCGATGGCGTCCTCAAGTGAGCAGTCCGGGTTGGCCACGGTGGCGGCGAACGGGTACAGATTGACGATGACCATGTCGATGGGGTCGATGCCATGTTCGGCCATTACCGCATCGTCCTGACCGCGACGACCAAGAATGCCGCCGTGGATCTTCGGATGCAGCGTCTTGACCCGGCCATCCATCATTTCCGGGAAGCCGGTGTGCTCGGAGACTTCGGTCACATTGAGGCCGTTGTCCTTGAGTAGGCGGAAGGTGCCGCCGGTGGACAGCAGAGCGACACCGCGGGCGTCGAGGGCACGGGCGAATTCGACAATGCCTGTCTTGTCGGAAACACTCAGGAGGGCGCGACGGATGGCTTGGGGCTTGGCTTGCATGATGCTCCACTCGTGGATCAACAAAAAGACGCCGGGGCACCTGTAAGGGTGCCCCGGCGGGGTGAGATTAGATCAGATCAAACTGCTTGAGCTTCTTGCGCAGCGTGCCTCGATTAAGGCCCAGCATATCGGCGGCGCGGGTCTGGTTGCCCTGGGCGTGGGCCATCACCGCTTCCAGCAGTGGCGCCTCGACCTCGGCCATCACCATGGCATGCAGGTCGGTAACCTGTTCGCCATCCAGATGGGCGAAGTAGCGCGCCATGGAATGCTCGACGGCTTCGCGCAGCGTCTGATGGTGCCGAACCGGCGTCATCAGAGTGGCCTGGCTTTCGTCGTCCGGTGAGAGGGGGTGCCTGCTGGTCATGCTGCGTGACTTCCTTGCGTCTCGGTGCGGGCGA is part of the Cobetia sp. L2A1 genome and harbors:
- a CDS encoding amidohydrolase family protein; the encoded protein is MSLFTDSPAHLVRTRGFSRSLMMGTLAIATSLMINMAHAAEEGGSRRYHYSDAHLHFVDFFQQSDGLGKLLDAMDAGHVDHALITGIGVAKKWQQDAPKKPRYYMGDDAPVYWYSGTDYILAEALTRAPKPVQARFSPFITGFNPTDLNAADEIRQLMAIYPGFWKGIGEVFTRHDDLTRLTEGETPRANHPALMKVYALAAEKGLPVMIHSNVTSKREGHEGLYLEEFESAVRANPKTTFIWAHAGTSAELNRRLGRMTWLRGEIERMLETYPNLNIDLSWSVLEPYLLDEKGQPRPRWVTLVERFPERFVLGSDVVGRFGSVGEILASYTPFLDALEPTTARNVARDNFLRWVNLPVE
- the folX gene encoding dihydroneopterin triphosphate 2'-epimerase gives rise to the protein MPMHALHDEHLDHDLATIRIKNLRLRTYIGINEDEIQNRQDVVINVVIRYRAARAVQFNHISEALNYRTITKQLIAHVEDGRFALLERMTREVLDIVMGHEQVLTAQVEVDKPHALRFSDSVSITLSDSREVRV
- the folE gene encoding GTP cyclohydrolase I FolE — its product is MTEEIANHYRQIITALGEDPQREGLLDTPKRAAKAMQFLTHGYHQSLEEIVNGAVFTSDTDEMVLVKDIELYSMCEHHLLPFIGKCHIAYLPEGKVLGLSKFARIVDMYSRRMQIQENLTKQIAEAVQQVTGARGVAVVVEARHMCMMMRGVEKQNSSMKTSVMLGAFRENQPTRQEFLTLIS
- a CDS encoding serine/threonine protein kinase, giving the protein MDKRFHPFDALAPDRVVAAVESLGFWLPGEPFALNSYENRVYHLADDDRRRWVAKFYRPERWSRAQILEEHAFLAELEDAGVPGAPAWANAEGETLHQYEGFDFALFPHVVGRAPELESAEHLFHLGELIGQVHAIGRKSQFQARETLSPARILDESRESVLASDWLSERQRDSYTRVIDALHPLIAERNWPASALIRTHGDCHIGNMLGRDEHFALVDFDDCLSAPAVQDLWMLLTGSSDPELHMQLSEVLEGYEQHCEFDRSELQWIEALRTLRMVRHSAWVVRRWADPAFPQAFSHVASLGYWDDHIRSLEQQRVALDTPRWLA
- the purH gene encoding bifunctional phosphoribosylaminoimidazolecarboxamide formyltransferase/IMP cyclohydrolase, producing MQAKPQAIRRALLSVSDKTGIVEFARALDARGVALLSTGGTFRLLKDNGLNVTEVSEHTGFPEMMDGRVKTLHPKIHGGILGRRGQDDAVMAEHGIDPIDMVIVNLYPFAATVANPDCSLEDAIENIDIGGPTMVRSCAKNHAHTTIVVNAADYDRVIAEMDANDNAVSDGARFDLAVAAFEHTAAYDGAIANWLGQRVQGGSEGLPRQYNISLTKKQDMRYGENPHQQAAFYVEDDAREASVATAVQVQGKALSYNNVADTDAAFECVKAFEETACVIVKHANPCGVAIGESALAAYERAYQTDPTSAFGGIIAFNVPLDAETAQAIVSRQFVEVIIAPGISEDAAAIIATKANVRLLNVADAWEVERAGGHDFKRVTGGLLVQDRDQGMVGRDELKVVTERAPSEQELNDLTFAWKVAKFVKSNAIVYIKDGQTIGVGAGQMSRVYSAKIAGIKAADEGLVVPGSVMASDAFFPFRDGIDAAAAAGITAVIQPGGSMRDQEVIDAANEAGIAMVFTGMRHFRH
- the fis gene encoding DNA-binding transcriptional regulator Fis, coding for MTSRHPLSPDDESQATLMTPVRHHQTLREAVEHSMARYFAHLDGEQVTDLHAMVMAEVEAPLLEAVMAHAQGNQTRAADMLGLNRGTLRKKLKQFDLI
- a CDS encoding NAD-dependent succinate-semialdehyde dehydrogenase; amino-acid sequence: MEHLNDTSLFRPFAYIDGGWVAADSGEQIEVNNPATGEIIGRVPRLGYAETERAIEAAQRSFTDWKDTPALERADILMKWYALMLEHKDDLARIMTLEQGKPLAEAAGEIQYAASFLRWFAEEGQRIYGDTIPAAKRDQRIIVLKQPVGVVAAITPWNFPCSMITRKAGAALAAGCPIVVKPASQTPFSALALAVLAERAGVPRGVFNVVPGSAKDIAAAMTDSSIVRKVTFTGSTEVGRGLMANASQHIQKISLELGGNAPFLVFEDADLDAAVEGAMAAKFRNAGQTCVCTNRFLVQSSVVNAFSEKLAAAMNAELTIGNGLDEGVKIGPLIDNDAVEKVTEHVRDALDKGAELLLGGHPHPLGGSYFTPTLITQVTPEMKVAREETFGPLAAIFPFESEEEAIEMANDTEFGLASYFYSSDLKRVWRVSEGLDYGMVGINTGLISNAAAPFGGTKASGLGREGSKYGLEEYMETKYLCLSLT
- a CDS encoding DUF2061 domain-containing protein, whose amino-acid sequence is MTKTLTFASMHFTIAFGVTYLLTGDIVVGGLVAIVEPAVNTVAFFFHEKVWNRLTARRQQIESGAVLAS
- the glsB gene encoding glutaminase B; protein product: MTPQLDSATLQSLLERLTEDASRCFNEGKVADYIPALAKVDPDQFGIAVCHVDGSVQYAGNAHTRFSIQSISKVHALVLAMQRLDSDDIWTRVGREPSGQAFNSMMQLEVENGIPRNPFINAGALVITDLLVSRIVSIQNTLREQLRRLSGSDDIGFDEKVARSEMDHKARNASLAYLMQAYGNVHANVDDVLDTYFHSCSVAMDCVELARSFAFLANRGVNPLDGQQVVSPLEARQLNALLLTCGLYDAAGDFAWRVGLPGKSGVGGGIIAILPGQMSICVWSPRLDGYGNSIAGRHALEGLVTGMGLSPLG